The region CCATATATATAACAATTGTATATGTATAGATATGACTGAATATTggtataaatattaataaatagttTAACTATTCTAGtctgttaattttataaattttaataattttagtcAAACAACAAATAAAATCGAAAGatataaaggaaaaaaaataaaacttagtttttttatttttatctttttcctATGGTAATGATCCATAATTGAAGaaaactaatattatttaaaaaaatatttatccgAGTTTATGAAAAAAAGTGATAAAAGGTTGatccaaatataaaataattattataaaaataacttaaaatatgaaatatgaaatattattttaactaattaaactattcatatttttatttatttattgaatataagTGTCATTACTTGCAAATTGACGCGCCTatcaacatttaaaaaatatatatgtcaaTTTGTTCATCACTGTAGATATAtgtacaaattttattttacctaaaataaattagtggtatccaaaatttataaaggtaATATCGTAAGaatatgatataaaaaaaattaaaaaaactagctatataatatttcatataaaaataatcaaacgtgatttgaataatttataatatttaaaattcaactattaaaataatatggACAAATTATATTACCTCaataattttaagtttaaatttgcACAAGTCACAAAATTTGAGGTTATTAAAGAACAAGAAtttatggattttaaattttaattaagggTTATTATTATATGGAGTAATCTCCGATGTAAGTACAATCTACCAAATGTGACAACCGTCAACGCACATCCcaactttttatgttttagCATAAATAttctaatctttttattttgtgaCATTTATAGTTTAAATGTAGGATAGGATGTTGTTTTTGGTCATTTAAAAAGACTAAAACAAcattattatttatggaaaataacGTATAAACTCGCCGGactataaaatgaatttttttaaaaaaattgaaatatgagGCGAGACGTCTGTTAAATtgtgtttaaattaaaaaaacgccataggtataaatattttataaaaataaccccttaaattatttttatttgattttccaCCACAGCAGCTAAATATAATGACCATATCCATTATGATCTTCATACAAAAATTTTGACCACAATTCTAAGTTGGTCACGTGTGATTAAGAAGGCCATATATATCCATCAGAATTTAGATATTTTAACCTTTATActgcaaaaaaatccaaagatgATTTATTTTTGCAGTATAACTAAATTTACCGCAGATCTGGAATAGTAAATTATAGTACATAAAATTAGATATCGaatctataaatatatatgaatcaGGCAGGCCAAATATGGGGGGAGTAATCCCTTGCTTTGATAGCTACTACACACCCACATGTAGTTTCGTACAAAACCTACTTCAAGTTGCACTACAAGGTGCATATAAATTACGATGTATAAAGTTCGACAAGTGGCATTAGTTGTTcgcgataaaaataaaattagaataaattatggTTGATTTGTAAGTCGTAACACTTGAACTGAATACTCTTTAAATAAAGTTGAATTTTAGCTTTTGGTTTAACGGTAAACATTTGATCCAACTCCACTCACACGTATGAgtgaattttataattaataaaagtgGAATGACTATAATATAACTTCATAAAGAATGtggtttaaatttgaaattaataattattgtgAGATTAGTCGCAGCGGAATAGCAGACACAAAATTTACGTGGTTCGCCAATAATTACTCCACGGGTAAAGAAATGAGTTCTTATTCACTAATAGATGAATAGTACAAAAAAACGGTAGAGAATTCTCAAATGTCCAAACTCAACGACAAATTCAAATAATGCTGTGAAAGTCATGTCTTGTCTATGAAGTTCAAAACAgatcaaagaaataaaaaatttaaatcctgATAGGATAAAAATTACTTTTCCTAcacaacaaaaatatataattaatatccAACATGATAACTTGCGAATTGGGGGTCTTAGATGCAACGATGTCTTCGAGATTGTACCTGAAAGGCATAACGCAACCGTAAGAAGGGCGCCagaaggggattccggcaaacctctcaataagaatttaattgagagaaataataaaaagtgaaaaggagttaagagttgagagaaaagaaaattaacctttttacctattttttttttagccTTTTATATTGTTCatttgtttctctttgtctgggccgacaggtCTGACATagttctctttgtctgtgcagggACTGCAGAGAATGTCAGAGTACTTTTTGTTCAGCTGTCTCATGATTATCAGAGTGGTTATATATGTTCGGTAAATCCGAGATGTGATCAGTTGAGTATTCTGATCGGTTTTGTACGAGGATGGCTTTGCCATGGTTTCTTTTACTTTGGTTGCTTTGTCTAAGTTGGCTTGTTTTGACTTATTTGATCGTTGGTTGGGTTGTGTCTTTCTCGATAAAGTATTCTTGGTAGGTTAAAGTGCTTTTTATTGAGATCGGTTCATTTGTCTTATAATCACAACACATGTTAGAATAAGTTAAAGTtccaaactaattaaaattttaagaataaaattgcATTTTcctaaatttattcaaaattttgtGTACGAGATATATCTGAACCTAATTAATACTAGTCTGCAAAAAAGACGAGAAATTGTGTATTTATTCTCTAAATTTTAGTGGAGAAAATATTTCAGAACATCATTCTTGAATTTCCTTCCACGTAGATTTGCACTATCAAATCTAAatatgttttcaaaatattactGTCTATATATTTAATCGTGGATTAAAATAAACCGTACTATTATGTGAGTTGCTGATGTTGGATTTGCATGTGGAAACATTATCAAATTTGTACTAATTCTACTGCTCATGTTTTGTAATTCTGTGCATGCATGTGATTATGaactttatttttgtataaattcaaaatattaatttcttaCTTAATTACTAAAACTCAAAACCTTTGGCTCATCCTGTTCCGAGAGGTTTTCTGTTCCACAAGGTTTTCTATTAATTATGAACTTAAAAAAGGGTAGCATGAGTTTctctatatattataattttaatcattttattaaatataattctaaaaaacaatttaaacattttgctgtgtcaattttgaaaattatgacAAATAAATAACTGTCagtttaaactattttttgaaTATGTAATTCTCATTTGCAATTCAAATAACTATTCataaacttaaataaaaaatcaacggcaaaacaaaaatttataaaaataaattcaaaaataagtATAATTTAAGAATTGAATATACTTGtccatatttaaaaaaatgatggatcagaatttttaaattaatttcataaggatatttgttaaaattattaaaaccaattcaagaaaaagaaaataaacaaacaaaaagatcATTACGgtgtttataaatatatgaaatctTGAGTTTTAgccataaattaaaattaaaaaaggaaaaaacaaaatattttttatataatatgtgaaattaaattttattgaatttaaaggTGGCCAAGTGTGATATTTTTCTATGtattatgtaaaattaaaatacgtgtgatattttttatataacaactaaaaattaaaaatttattataagtaCAATTGGCCTTCTAATTGCTCAAGTGGCCACTGTGATTGAGAATGAAATCTTGCTGTTAGGCAAAAAAGTACGAATTACTGTACATATAAGCAATATTTCTATAGTTAAATTAGCTGGTAgaaagatgatgatgatgtctttgatatttaattaatcTATGTTTAGAAGTACCTAACCCTAATGTGAGATCTATATAGACTTCcatataattatcattttcaaagttaaatgcatcaaaatttaattagaattatattcTTCTATCAACTGACTTAAACGAGCTAAGCGATCTTGTAATATTTGACCTCTTAGCTTGCCGTTTGATAtgataaaaacacaaaaaaaattaccCCATGATTACCGATGCCTACAATTTAGGACGTAAGTTTAATTATACGCCACTAATAGCGATTAATAACGTTGAACATGGATCACCGACTGAAGAACTACTACGTTATTAGATGCCTATAACTACCGGTGATCTATGCTGGTAGAAATAATACATTTTCAAagagtaaatttttttataataattcacTTAAACTGTAGAAAAAATAATCTATTGGACCGTTTTGATTGTTTGTATTTTACAAGAGAGCGCCTATTCGAGACCTCTAATTTAGAGCATCACCGTATAtgcaataataaatttataaatatagaaGGCAAAGTAATATTTATTTCCATAACTTTgactattttatcaaataaacaGTCTGATCcattaattttacaaaattgataattatattcaaatctcaattcaattaaagtagagatttttttacaaatactggaacaaataaaaatatttacaaaaatattacttgcatttttttttacagaaatataaaaaataattaaaaaatacaaatttttaaaaaataattacaaaaatgcagtttttatataaattttcgtATATAAAAATGCACTTTTGTATATGATCTgtatataatccgtatataatacgaattatatacattttttttgaaaatcggATCTAAAAATGAGAGTATCTCTGAAAaacgaagaagatgaagatgaatccgtatataatacatattgtatacaatttaaaaaaaacaaattcagatctgaaaatatCAGATCTGATATTTTCAGATCCGATTTCATATTTAATCGACAAGGAGGAGCCGAGAAGGATGGAGCGGCAGCGAGCGGAGGGCATGGGAAGAGAGCGACGGCGGCGTGGAGGAGACCGGCGGCGGCGTGGGAGGAGACCGGCGGCGGCGTGAGGGAGACCGGCGGCGCGAGGTGAGCGCGGCGGCAACGGTAGAATAATGGTGAATGTGTGTTAAtggaagaaaataagaaaataaattagagtTTTGAGAGATGTAGAGGATGAAGAAAATGAAGTGTAAAGAAAGgaaataatttttgttaataaaagaaataggcttaatcaccaaaaaaaacccacattttaaccctttttcaaatgcaccctgacgttgcaattttgtcagttgcaccctatcgcacctttggttttcaattccaccctcaagtactaaattgatctctttccacttaaaaaaagttaaaacaagtcatccatttttaactttttatgtggaaaaaagttcaaacgagtactttataagggtttttaagaatttttcccaagtgaaaaaagtccaatttgattttgagagtGCAATTGAAACTCAAAGATGTGAATTAGGGTGCAaatgacaaaattgcaacgtcagggtgcaactgaaaaggggctaaaatgtgaggttttttttggtgattaagccaaagaAATAAGGCtgtattttttagaataaaaagataaagttggtatatttaaaaatatgaaaaacactcTTTTAAAAAGAAAGTATAGGGTAgcatgtttgtaaatattttaccttattaTGATATAGAGTGTAaatatttcattaaaataatagaatttttcttttcaatactAACCAattaagtaaatttatataagCAATCGTCGTCCGCGactagataaaaattaaatatatttattttaatttgtaaatctaACAGAGCACCCAAATgcaatctatttttttaaaaatataattaatacaaCAGTCAGAATTTGTAAagtataaaaaattagtttgcCCATGTATAATGATacagtaattttaattttacatgaAAGGTTATAGTATGTTTTTTCTTACGCTGTAAAAACGATTTAAGAGTGTTGCATAAAATATCTCATGAATTTTTACTCCTATCTGAATCATCAAATAACGGTAATAACGGCCAAGCTACCACATGCACATATTTTTCACaagcatgaaaatgaaaaataaattaattaacaaggataattaataagaaaaataaaagtaaatattataattaaaatataataagagaAATCCAAAATAAAACTTTAAGATGTAGCCACCCAATTAAAAGGCTCCCAATTTAACAATCCAATCTTCTCAATTTCATCTTCTTTGCACCTTCTTCTTTGAAACTGTTCTTCCAGATTTTTACAATTCCTCATCTCCTCCGtataaaacgcaccgttttgTTCTTCCACCTcgtcatcttcttcttcatcatcctcaAATTCCGTTTCTTCTTCGGGGTCGATATTTGAATCAGAATCTCCTACAAAACACAGCCGAAGACGGCCGCCACTTCGCTCAGCTTGGAAATACGAACGCTTCGGTGGCGCCACTACAGCTTCGATTATCAACCTTCCGTCTTCGCGGTGGGGACGAACCTGTAAAGATTCCGATCCGCTCATTGTGGTCAACGGCGGCGGAAAACTCCGAATGTAATTCCCTTTCTTAGGTTGCTTCTCAGGTTGCTTTTGTTCCAATTCCGATTCTGATTCTGAAGCCGAATATGTGAAGATCTCGGGCTCGATTACATCAGTCGAACCAGTTTCACTACCTAAATTCTCAGTACATAATTCCAAGCTTTTTTCACTAAGCGTTAATGAGTAACGCTTAATTAGCGGATGAACATaaacattattattttctttattctCCATTGATGATGAGCTTGGTAAAACCTGAAGAAAACTCCAGCCCCCGGCCGCGTCAGGATTATTCTGAACTGAATTAGCTTGTATATTATTGGTAGAATCGAAAGATTTTGATGAGCATAATCTGAGTGTGAGTGTTCTTGATTCGACAATCTGTGACTCGAGACAAGATTGTAAACCTTGGCAAACTACAGTTGCCATTTTTActacaaagaaaagaaaatgccAAGAAAATTGGTGTTTGGATGCAGAGAAAATTGGAAGAAAACAGAGGAATTTTGAGAGTTGAGAGAGAAAGAGGATTGAATGAAGATGAGAGATGAATGAAGGTTCGGGTGAGAATTTGTAGTGTCCAAAAAGTGGGAGGAGGTGTTAGTGTGGAGGCCTTTTTTGCACACCACTTGAAATATTCAATTCTTAAATCTGCCACAtctttgtatatgtatatttatactagtaatcaaaaatgaaaatcgaacaaatttgacattttttttgttttttatttaaataattgactataattaaaatataattatttaaattacggtaaaattagaatttttaaaaGGCTGagatgtaaataaaataataaaataaataaaaaatcaattcaatccTCGAACTTGTGTTATGAAATTAAATAAGTCAgtttcaattctttttaataattagatccATGAAGTTATGTTTCAGAGTTAAAAGAATCACTTTAATCAATTAGATCCATAAATTTATTTCTCAGAGTTAAATAAGTCAcaagttttttttatgattggAAAAGGGAGAACCCTTATAGGAGGATTTGAACGCACAATCTAACAGTTTGCTGTTAatcgcttataccatttgagataTAACTCAATGGGAGTTACTTGATTATAATTATGAGAGGTTTGAAatctaataaactaaaaaagttaaacatgaAACTTTAATTTTGGCGTAAATTCAATAAGTATATTTCAATCGTAgctaattgttaatttttttttaaaaaaataataaattaatctgattTCATGGAAAAAAATTAGGTATTAGGAAAAATCATTTTATCTCTAAAAATGATGTCCTACTGATTATTTAGTGAAATGGGGAGAATATTTGGGGACATGAGTGTAGTAAAAGAGAGAGACAGAGAGAGATTGAGAATGCTCCAAAAGTTATCAGCTTTGCTCTTCCATTCTCTTTCCTTCCAAAAGAAAACCAACAAAATTCCAGAATTGCATATATTTCTTGATCCTTTGATAGTGATGTGTTTTTTCCTTTTACTTTTCTACAATAACAAAACATGCCACTCCATTGCTTTCGTAAATTGTAAATATGGTTCATGTTTTCAGAGTCAAAACCTAGTTTCATTACTTTAAATAGCAATAAAACCAAGAATATTATAATATCATTCCATTACTAATAATATCATTGGAGTATATTATTGTCTTTCtacaaattttttcaaaaataggctgcattaaagttaaattaaatatttaaacatttatccaataaaacataatatttgattgttgatttattgtgcgatgatttaattaaaaaaagtcgAAGCcgcattaattatttatttattttactcaaGATTGGGCTCTCTACTTAGTGATTGCTCAAGTAATTGACTACTAAGATGGACCgctatatttgaaaaaaaaacaataacataCATTAAACGAACAATGGTAACAACATTAAATAAACCgaaaaaaaatcatcttcttTGAATTTTTAGTGTACTATTTACAATGTtaatttttgcatatttaattAGGATATTTCTTTTCAGAATTTGCTTCAATTAAACTTAAAAACTTCGATCAATTAAGAATTTTCAAtatacaaatccaaaaataACTAGAATTATCGATCCAATAGATCCAATACCAATACTAATTTACTTTTCTTTTGTGAATTTGATTAAACTTTCTTATCTTTTTAAGGCGTTTGTCAATCATGGTTTTGTGATTGAGCTAATAAATccatcatttatcaaaaaaaattcaagtataaaaattaattaaatatgcaACATAACTTTGATGTTTGGAAAAGAACTTGTATATTCAATATATTAGTCATCTGATTTGTATTTTTAGTTTATGggagtttatataaaaaaactatgtAACCGTCCATATGATCACATTCATTTATCTGATAAAAATTATTCCCTTAGGcttataatatttgtcacatttgAATATTTCAcatacattaaaaaattaataattatatcttaattagtatatacttttactaaattgtccatGTTGATTGCTACTgctttttatatttgattagtttttttattctaCTAAATTGTTTAATGCTaggaataaattttaaaaaatagcaataaatatttatttgaaattttaatgtgattaatattatgaatcaaaaataattttatatgcaataaatattatgaaccggatGGAGTAACTATTTTGATGATAAGTATAATGAAATGCAAATACTCACAAAAAAATGTCTACAAATAAATGATAATGGTTTTCTAAGGGGTTGGATAAGAAATTAAGGCAAGGGCGACAGACCGGCCCGACCGGACTATGAGGTTTATGACCCACCATGGATTTTAAGTAAAGGTACCCAGTCCCACCTAGATAGAGGATATGACCTtccataaaaactttcaaataattCAACCATCATCgtcatatatataattataatttataaataacatgaattattaaattgttttttattagttaggttttttattttttatttattggatataattatcCGTAATCATAAAATTGACGGATCAAactgtaaaatttatttttatggatACAATTTGGTAAAATATGAGTATAAAATAATTCTtcttatgttttataatttataaatttaaatgcacaaagatttataaatttaaatgcacaaagatttataaattataatagtatatagaatatatttaatttttgcaatttgaatcacctattaaaaatttagtaatCAATAAACATGGTGTGAAACgccaaactgaaaatcaaaaatatgatAAGATAGATTTTGACGTCGAATTTTAATCAATGATTCGAATTAAAGAAATTAACagttcatattttaaattataaaaattaaaatttcttgctgaaatttaaaaattatacaatttattacttttatttacatTGAGTCttaatttttcttgttttatttgaaaaacaGATATATGATagattctttaaaaatattaaaagctcAATACTCTTTAAATTGCACAAtatgtaataatttattttttatatttatcaaaaataatatatttttcatctaaatatatgtatatatgtcttaaaaaatttacaaaattttaataaaaatattgattattGGCATCGGAAAGCGGATCTAaatgtaaatataaataatttttaattgttagtATCTAACAATGTTTAATTGTCTCAAACATAGTCAAATATGATGCTAACTAAAAAGATTGATTTTTTTGAAGTTGATAaggtaattaataaatttattatgggAATAGATTTAAAATGGATTTGCATAgtaaagccgaaagaaaaattatacaaaataataGTTATGTCAAGTCATTCGTGCAATAAATTAATAGTCTGTTAGTTACATGaaatatttaatgattaaaaaaaagtaatattaaaaaaattcctatCGTAGATGTCTAATGTTTGTTGTAAAAATGTATGATGCAACAATTGTAAAGGATAAACACTCAAATTGAAATATAGCacaaataatatgtaaattttaaatgaggtattatatctatatctatatctatactatatataaaagcacggatggggggggacaggcaaatttactgaataatcctttttcagtttactattaaataaaggttttatagtcattaactaattagttatttaattaatcactattataattaaagtcctaattagaataggttgctaaattatctccaatttagtttttagtatttaaaaaataactaaattgtctccaaattagtaggaatacttatcttttagtttgattgaactacaaaattagaatactctatttggtcaatataatattatttaaatttctatcttattatttttaaagatattattaataaaatcaagttaattatttaattatggttattataaaactaaaagaagaatacattcagtatggaaaaaaatttaataaccgaatatattatatttacttttacataaattcttaactaatttaatattaattataaataaaaaaaatcgatataattataataaatttactaatatatttattgacgagttatgttatgagccacgtgcatagcacgtaatgcgaaactatttttaataaatggtgAGCTGACTCGACTGCTTAAATCCCTAATTCACATGTTTAAAGTGATTCCGAGGCGGAAGGAATGCATGAACTATAGATAATGTTAAGGTGGATTAAGAGTTAGATTGCAACTTAGAATAACAGCGTAATGCAGCATGAAATGAAGAAAACAAATTGAGATTAAAAgcattttctttaaaatttgatagagtaaattttgaaattatacaTAAAGGCATAATTAATGAAAAAACGAGATAAATCCAGTCTAAACTTATCTTctgaacaaaattaaaaatgacctaattttaaattaaaccgAATTGAACTGATAATACTTattattgaaacaaaaattaCATCACGAAATTGTACAAGGAGGAATTGTATTTGTTACCTTGTGCCATTGTTTCTGGATATCAAGAAGCATATATTGAGCTAATAGAGACTGCATACGCCATTTAACTATCTCTTCAATTTAGGCTCCTTTTGGCTTTTGGAACATTTCACTAGAATTCATTTGTTCTTTGGAATGCAAAACTGTAAATTATAGAATTAAAATGAATtcttcatatatatatttagaataaattctacaattcaatttcttttaactttatttttaaattaatcttaTAGCCATtctactaaaaatttaaaattagataaaaattaaattaatatatactaataaactttaattatattaaaagttaCCAACTATACTTACTCCATCGTATAAATTGTGAATGTAAATAAAAACCGATATTGAAATTTCAAACTATAAAAATTGTacatatctatctatactatatataaaagtacggattgGGGgggaggcaaatttactgaataatcatttttaatttattactaaataatggttttatagtcgttaactaattagttatttaattaatcactaaacatatattgtaattaaagtcctaattagaatagatagctaaattatctccaatttagtttttaatatgtaaaaaataactaaattttctttaaattagtaggaatatctatcttttagtttgattgaactacaaaattaaaatactgcaTTTGAtcgatatattattattttaatttccatcttattatttttaaagatattattaataaaattaagttaattatttaattatggttattataaaactaaaagaagaataaattcagtttagaaaaaaatttaataactgaatatattatatttacttttacacaatttcttaactaatttaatattgattataaatgtaaaaatggatataattataataaatttactaatatatacaTTGACGAAttacgttacgagtcacgtgcatagcac is a window of Mercurialis annua linkage group LG2, ddMerAnnu1.2, whole genome shotgun sequence DNA encoding:
- the LOC126666943 gene encoding protein FANTASTIC FOUR 3, which gives rise to MATVVCQGLQSCLESQIVESRTLTLRLCSSKSFDSTNNIQANSVQNNPDAAGGWSFLQVLPSSSSMENKENNNVYVHPLIKRYSLTLSEKSLELCTENLGSETGSTDVIEPEIFTYSASESESELEQKQPEKQPKKGNYIRSFPPPLTTMSGSESLQVRPHREDGRLIIEAVVAPPKRSYFQAERSGGRLRLCFVGDSDSNIDPEEETEFEDDEEEDDEVEEQNGAFYTEEMRNCKNLEEQFQRRRCKEDEIEKIGLLNWEPFNWVATS